attctcactctctagaatggcagtagtcacctcatcaactgtaagagtctccttacctagcagtggtgtggttttcaaagtatcaagtgaactgGGAAGCAAATACAACATAATCAGTGCTTTATCTTCCTAGATCCCTTGTACACCCCTTCATCTTCAATCCTgtgaagaaaagttcttcctagagaaAACCCTcctctagctctccttgcacaaaatgacaaacAATCCTTATAttttcccatggcttacaaacatatatatgacaccacacaaccgttggatttagagatGATCCAACgactgtgataaaagccacaataaataaatgaaattttattttcaattgaaatgctatatattttctcttttcatATCCTGATCACACATTCTTTAAGACATGAGTCTAGAAGTTCAATGCAATAAGAAACTTTTTCTAGTAACTGATTTGAAAATATTACGCAAGCAATGTTGTCATATATAGTCACCACGGGCTAAACAAGTTTCGTAATTTGACTgtttgagtttaattaaaatggTGGGCAAGACCAAGGTTTGGCTCTAATATCTAACTAGTCACAGTGTTAAGAATTTGGTGTTTTTTAAAGTATTAATGTTGCTTGTCATTTGATTTGTTACCATCTTTGACAGGAGGATGCCCAAATTCTGACAGCCTCAGGAGATCAAACAGTAAGTAATTAAGTACTAAAATTTGTTTGTTTACTTTAACAACAGTTTCCAGCTATGAAAATCTTATGTTACATCATAAGAGCTTTTTGGTTAATCTAGGTCCTGTAGGCAGACTTGTTTCTAGTTCATATCTTTCAGCCTGCATAGTTCAACAATATTCTCGATCAACTTCATACATCTGATACCTGATTTGTGTTTTCTTTTTTGTCTGTAAATTAACCAAAATGCATCTGAAGTACATGTCTAACTGTCAACCAAAGATACTTGTGAAGTACTGAACTTGATACCTCAGTTGTAGGACTGTACAAGAAAGTCCATGTATCTCATATTTTTTCGTCTTCAAACCAACTCTACATTGTTTATTTTACTTGTTATGGCTCTTTGAACTAGAATCAGCAGAATATtgtgattttgaattttttacaaCTACTCTCAATTGCAAGCTCTGGTTTTGTTAATCTGGGAGCTTGTCTGACATGGACACGAAGAAAATTAGCAGAATAGGACAAATCTAATGTATATACAATTTGTCTTGAAAATTGCAATCGTTTTTTGTGAGTTTTCCACCTACTTACATTTCCCCTTGGCATTTTGACAGATAAAGGTGTGGGATTCACAGGAACAAAAATGTATTGGAGTGTTAATTGGCCACACAGGAAGTGTAAAATCCTTGTGTTCTCATTCAACAAATCCTGGTAGGCTTGGATTCATTTTGCTGAGGGTTTTTGATATTCCAACCAAATGATTATATTCATCATCAAAGATAAATATAACAAGTTTTCAAATTATTTGTAGATGTTCTTGTCTCTGGTTCAAGAGATGGGTCCTTTGCTCTATGGGACTTGAGATGCAAATCTAGCTCTAGAAGGCATGGTGAGCTTAGAATAACGTAAGTAGCACTCGTAAGTTTTCTTTTATTTGAGTTGGTTGGCTATATTTTATCAACACATtgcagatttattaaataaatttctCAATGCTATTTCCCTAATTACTTCATTCAGCTCAACTGCTGCAGTCAAATGGGCACATATTTCACCACTTGGAAAGCGGGTTAGGCGTAGTAAGgtctgaaaataaatttttactcCATGTTGTTAGATGTCCATTGCCATTTATTTACTTCTTAAGTCTTAACCAACTCTTTGGCCTTTTTTTCTAGGCAGCTTCCATGAGCATTACATCAGTCCTTTTTCTCAAAGATGAGGTCTCCATTGCCACTGCTGGAGCAGTGGACAGGTAAGCCACAAGCATTTGAAATATTCTGATGAAATTAAATGTGATCTTCATTTGGAAGCTATAATATACTGAcactatatattattatttttttatgctCCTTGGAATTGGTTTATTTCAGCACCGTGAAATTCTGGGATACTAGACATCTAAAATCTGTACTTACTCAGACATGCCCCCATTACGAGTCATCAAATGAAAAGGTTCGTTTGACTGTCCGCAGCGTATGCTACTTTACCTCATTTTCTATGTTTTGTATTGTTCgcaccggaggagtccatagatatgcttgatacacatgggtgagcatcaatttgactcaaaagtttaagcctattgggtcttggacccaaccatgtatataagcacccatcatccactcacttttttcaatatgggacaaactcacaagtggaattttcaacaatctcccccgtGAGTTTTAACTGCTCCTCCTTGAATGGAAGCCATCTTCTACCTCATGGGACTAATTCTCCTGTAGTTTTCTctagtgggccttaccactgtgTCTTACGTGTCTTGGATTGTATTCCATGTGGGCCTCCCAACCAATCCTACATCCCATttcttgaccctatttggatccatcatggcagcctagatgatccttattggtctcggTCACACACTCCCTCACCTAGAGTTATGAatcgtcggctctgataccacttgttagcaacggaggagtccataggtgtgctagatgcacatgggtgagcacctacttgacctaaaaacttaaacctattgggttttgggcctaaccatgtatataagcacccatcattcactcactttttccaatttgagacaaactcacaagtagaattctcaacatgTATTGCATAGCATTCATGGTAAAGTGCAATTGAACCTCACATATGAATTGGTCTTTGCCATCTGATTTGCTGACTTCAAGATCAGTGTCTGCCACTGGTAGGCCAGTAAATCATTTGTATTTCTAATGAATTTGAAATTTCATTAGATTCATTTAGAGGCTTTGACATATCTTTGCTATTTTTCGGTAAATAACCCTATtgattttgttttcttcttatttcAGGATAGAAGAGTACATGGCATATCTAGCCTGTCCCAAGATTCAAATGGAGTGTTTCTTTCAGCTTCATGCATGGATAATAGGTATCTCTCTGTTCTGTGATTAGTATGTTATCTGCCCTAGAGGCTGAAAACTGGTACAGCCTACTATAcgttttgcattgtcaccaaaccTTATGTTTGAGGATTTAGTTGCGATTTACTTAGACACACCTTTCTTGAAATGATAGGCATTTACTAGACCAACAAACATCATATTGGTTTACATGTTCGTTTTTGTGTTTCTATCAGAATATATCTATACAATGTTCTTCAGCTAGAAAAGGGTCCTATTAGATCTTTCTCCGGGTGCCGAATAGAATCATTTTTTGTAAAGGTATGAATTTATTTCTATAAGCCAAGTGGCAAATATCTTTTCAAGACACATGTCCTGCTGATTGGATGTTCATTGTCTTTAATGCAATTGCAGTCGACAATTAGCCCTGATGCAGCTCACATACTTGGTGGCTCTAGTGATGGAAATGCTTACATATGGCAGGTGAagtttctattaaaaaaatacagTTTTTCTCTTAGTTCTTCATTGGTATTAACTTCATTAGCTATTTCTAACCAGGTGGACAAACCCAAAGCAGATCCTGTTGTATTAGAAGGTCATGGAGAAGAAGTTACAACAGTAGATTGGTATGATTTTTTAAGTTTTGAGTGTTCAGCTTAAGGGCTCCAGAACAGGCATGTATCCCAACTCTTTTCTTTTGCAGGTGTCCGTCTGAGGTTGATAAAATAGCAACTTCTTCAGACGATTTCACGGTAAGTGAATCATATGCTTGCATCTTCCACCAATGCATACAAACTATACATGTCTAACCACATCTAATTGAAAcaaattatttattcatttatttatgtGGGATAGGTTCGCTTTTGGAAAATTCAGGGCAGTTGTTCAAACAAACGATCTCCATCTGCCATTCGACGTAGAGTAATGGCAACTCCCGGTATGGAATGTAGACAGTTTTTCAATGAAGGACAAATAGAACTCAGGAAAAGTCCTGAGAGATTGTGTCAGTCAGATAAATTATTGAACCAATTTGGCTTACCGAATCCCACTACAATGCCAAAGATCACTACTCCCAAGTCCCAAAAGACAAATTTCTCGTCAGGTTTGAATTTAGAAGAAATGTTTGAGAAAACCCCGGAAGCTGCTGCTCGGAGTCCGTCTTCTGTTTTCAGTCCTCCTTCCTCCCTCAAGAAAAAAACTATCCGTGATTACTTTCTGTCAACATAAAATTTATTGGGACTTTCACACTGGGAAGTTTTTGTACACAATATGATGTAGATTGTTGTGCTGGGACAAATCATGAACTTCATTAAGATTTCAAGTAAGTGTTTCTTTTTGTTTTGCCCTTTGATTCTTTGATACTTTATGCGACTCACTTGTGAAGAAAAAATTTAACCATGCTTTTGCTGACTTTGCAGGGTTGTACTAATATGTGAATTACACAGGATGATGATTCTTTCATGGGAAAAACAGGCTCTGCTGCGATTAATTGATCTGAGTTATTCTTGTTCTCCTTCCtagatatattaaaaaaaatgtaagaaTGGGacaagaaaatgtttttcctccCTGGACTTatgttcaaatattttttattactacAAAGTTTTGATCCTGCTTCCAAATATCCAGATATAATTGTCTGAAAGTGTTGTTTTTATTGTGTGTGCGCTTCCAAATTCCAGGCAACATATAAATTAGAGTCCCTGTTCTCCCTTGATGCCTGCATGTATATTGGTGATGAATAGAATGATACATGGTACATGACCAAAATCATGTGTCTAAATTCATAAGATTAATGTTCTCGATGCAAGGTGCATCACATGGAAAATGTAAGATTTACAATAGAAATTTGAGTTCATGAGAAGATAAGAAAATTCATCTAATCTAGGAAGAAGTTCAGAGTTATTTTTATGGCATTTAAGACCTTTTGTGGGTAGGGCCATTTGGTGTTCTATATAAAGGGTTTGTGGTCCTTTGCTCATATTTTCAATTTTGCTGGTCTTCATCAAAGGATAAACATAGTAGAGAGTAAGGACACAACATGCATAAATCAAGTGCCAAGGTTTATACAATTAAGATCTTATTCACAAAAGGGTTCATGGATGTCAATAAGATCTTAGTTATAATCATTGCTAATGGCTTAAGGTTCACAAAATTAAGATGATCCCATGAACATGGGGATTGTTACAATTTCCTGAAGCTTCAAATCTTTGCCATACAAGGCTTCAGAACTTTTTCACCACTTCAATGTGGAGGAAAAAGTAGTTAGATGATTCTCCACCCCATCCCCATTTTCCCAAGGTTGCACCTTGTGAGAACACCTTCTAGGTAAAGAGTTtgagcacccccccccccccccccctaaattTTGGGATGGGGTTGGGTGTGCTCAAATAGCCCTCCAAGTGAAAGTTCAAGTATCCACCTTCATACTATGATGAAGGTGGGAAGATTAGATAGGGTAGTTTTAATCAAAATAAGCCCCCCCTCCTTGGCCTTTCTATGTCGATGGTCTTTTATGTAGCTTTAGGTGCCAAGGGGCATATTGAGATAAGAGGTTGAGAGAGAACTAACTTGCAACTAAGATTGGGTGCATGCTCTTGCATTCCCATAACATTCCCCCATTGTTGTTAATTCGTTTTTTTTCCATGTTGACTTTCAAGTTTGATATTGCTTCAAGCCAAAGAAAAGTTCACCTCAAATATTTGAGTTGCTCCCTATTAGCTTcatgcaccaaaaaaaaaaaaagaaaaaagaaaaaagatccTCACTGAGCAAATGCTCATCTTCATGTTGGTTCCTTCATTGTCTCCCACTTTGAACCCTTTAATGAGTCCCTTCTTGTTCTTAATAGCACGTAGGAAAGAGCTTTCATGATGATAATGAACAAGTAGAGTGACAATGGGTTACCATTACTCTACCTCATGCTTCTAGcaccaataaattttttttgtgcGAGATCCATTAATTGAGATTGAGTGCATAGTAGAGGAGATACAAACCTTAATCCACCCAATTCATTACCTAAATCACTCTTCTAGGCATGTAGAGCAAAACTTCTAGTTCACATGATCATAGGCCCTTTTTATGTCCATAttataaattaaacatttttttcCCTCTAAAATTCATATATTATTGAAATGGCACTTGTAAAATCCTTCTTTTTGACAATAATCATGTTGATTCTAGTTTGTCACCGGATGCGtagcggaagcacacaatcacacacgaacgaattaacaaccactaatgcaatcacccaatgatgaaatatactcaagaagcaatcaaacaataataagaagaataaaaaagacaactagaatgcacaagatttatgtggttcgacaatagcttacgtccacgggagcagcacTTAGGTTTTCACTACGATTAGTGTCAAAGCTACAATCtttgggttacaatattgtttaagtATGAACTCAATGCGTACATAAGTGTCCTAGTATATCTAAACTACATCTGTATCTATTCTTTAGAGGAAAATCATTTAGATAAGCCTAATCTACAAGCCCTCGATTTGAAAATACGTAATCTGCGCTGTTAAACCGCCGACGATTTGGAGTAGAAGAAAACTCTTTGCAGCTACTACCTAAAATTGTCAATGGTTAGGccccaaaccgttgatggtttgcccTCCTTAGCTGTACCTTGCTTCTGTCCCTTTGTCCCTCTTATGACTTAGATTTCTTCGGTGCATGTGATccgctctgaatatgagccacacctccaataatctccaccttggcgaatattcaccattTTGGAAATATGAAGGAATAATCGTTGCTCCACCCAGGCCTATAGATCGGGACCCACCTCCCCTCTAACACCTGGAAacataaaccaagtccaagccatACTTTAACTTGACCGTGGTAACAGGAACTTCACCTAACTGAACACCTAACTCCTTGAATGATCCTTCGAACCACAATGCTACATTGGCAACCTCAGTCTTTGCCAAAAACTTTGATCCAATTGTAACCAGCGCACCCTGAGACAGTACCCCAGACTTTCAACAAGTTTGGCCTTCACACAATGCACCCTGTTGTGAGCCTCCTGTCTTCCACGCCCCCTGTGTAGTCTTCATCTGCAAACCTCACAACTGGCGAAACACTTTGTTGCCTGCCGAAGTACCCAACTGCACTAGCGTAGGAAACCTTTAACTCGACCCGAACATCACTGTTCGTCCCCGAGTACTAAGAAGTAGACTATTTAGATTTTCCAACGGTGTACTGGTGACTAGTTTAACATTAACCATGCTAAATCTTACCAACAGTTGATCCCAAAAACCActttgagataaccataatctccatgtagttttgtccatgAAGTCgtcctgagataacaccaatttCTCTGGAACTATAACTGCAAATTCACCCCGAGATAATCTCAATCTCCCAGTAACTTTACtcttgcgaatctccaacccaagaacactCTTGGCAGCGCTcaacaccttcatgtcaacttccatTCTCAACAGAGTCCCCCGATTGATTTACCTCAGTTGGAACCTTCCTAGTAGTCAACATATCACTCACATAAAACCAAATAATACTTGCCCACTTGCAGCCTATCTCCCTTTCCCCCTTTGGGAGCACCACCAATCCCCCTGTCTGATTCTTATACAgtacctccatctcctccactatGGCACCAGTCCACCTATCCTTCTCCTGActgtgcactacctcttgaaaggtagtaggatccttcctgATAGTAATGGCTGCATAACGTAATCAAATCACATTTGGGTGGTGGCCTAATAATGCATCTAAGCCCATCGTGATCTAACTGGTCTCCTGAGTTCGAACTCCCTGCATCATGACCAATGTCATCTTTGCCTTGAGTCTGAAACTCCACCTACATCAAAATATCCTTTTTGTTCTAGTTTATCCTGTGATATTGCAAGTCtcttgagttagaactccctgcagTCCTGCCTTGAATCtctaactccacttgcacaacattCTCATTGCTGCTACTGTAGCTTTCTGGCAcccgtttctcttcatctacccgAGTACGTTGTCCCATGactttaaaacctaaaaccatgtctccaccaatcaTCACCCTGTTTGCCATTAGATCATCCAACTTGAATCCATCTTTCTTATATAATACAAAGATACACTGTccggacataacaccaagcctagatcccacctcactagaaacgtgcatagctggacctccaaagtctaccgCAGAACCAGTCCCAACCTCTCCtgtaactctcccatctagtgatacctttggtgatcgattaatcgagaaacacaccatactcgctgacttcaccaagaagtcctttgcaagccctgcatacaccATGCCCTGCTAAAAAAACTCCTTGAACGCCATCCTACTCAATAACAATATCTGACCTGAGGAACTCTCTCTCAGTCTGGTACTCCACCTCGGTCACAAGTCACACCTAGCAAACAActccaacttgtgccgcatgagatGCCCCTCGACCTTTTGTGATAACCTAACACaatacccatgtccaacccgtgatgctGCCTCCATGggtccccaaacatccacaccaatgtagttaagaatacccattGTTTTGTGTGTGGTAACATTacacaaaataaaatttcttgaCTCAAAACTCTCAGCTGTAGCTCCATCTACAACTGTGTTACCCTGCAGTGTAAAGGGATTCCCTGCTATCATctgtcctttcatcaccatcaataagccatcacacaccatcatcgtccctcctttggacttgtaattataCCAGTCACAATCCtaagcacccaatgatatcacatttTTCCGTATATCGGGTACATGCCTTACCTCACATAACATCCTTACCACACTTtcatacatcttgatcctgatatcccTTATTCAAATAACTTTGCAAACTGTACCGTTTCCCATTAGAACGGAACTAGGATTCATCAATCTATAAGTGGTGAACCAGGctttgttgggcgtcatgtgaaaagaacatcttgAGTTTAAGATCCAAGAACCCGTGAGGAGTTCTGAACCTGATGAAATAATAAGCATCTCACCATTACTACTCCTCGAGTCCctttcttcaactacattcaagAATTTTCACGAACCCTCTTGAGCTTTCGCCTTTCCCTTCTCCCACTCcagacattccgattttatatgcCATAGTTTCCCGTGTTGGGAGTCCTAGCctggagtatatagtctagagggggggtgaatagactctttttttgaaatacgtatttttctacaaaataaaaattcttggcaagatacaagaaattatatcgcaatataaatataaattatgcacaagatataaaataaaacagtgtaagggagagaaagaacaacaacGGTATTTTTACGTtgttcagcaccaagcctacgtccacgccttagcaccaagccaaggattccacaatccattaaagatactccttcactggcggtgtagacaccccatttttacccaggcccaatattattatcattatttttaatattattattattttgctattattatttttattactattattattattattattattattattattagtgtttttattatctttattttattatgttattattattattattttttattttcattattattaatattatttttaacttttattattattagtatttttatctttattattactattattattattattattatttatttctattattattattattattattattattattattatctgtttttgttattattattattcttattattttattatcattattatttttattattttattattattagtatttttatttattcttattaattttcattagtcttattattattattattattaattttcattagtattattattattattattatttttatcattaatattatttatttattattattattagtattattactattttgttattatcattattattttactccttattattattacttatttattattatttttattatttatgggtagctagggttttggggagcctatttataggctcttcTCACAGCACACAAGGGGGGCGCTGCGCACAGGAGCAGCAGCGGAGAaacactgaaaaaaaaaaactgtttctTTTCTCATCATCCGCAAGCCCAGACCCGAGGAAGCctgtcttcttcttcatcctccaCCCATCTCCATTCTCCTCTCCGCCTCTCAATCTCACCCTCTCCCTGCAACCGCCAGAGATCCTTCACGACCATTCCCTGCTCACCATCCGACCATCACAGCAGACAGCAAACCAGCCCACAACCCGACGGACAGCAACCCAGCCACCATCCATCCTCTGCAGCGAACCACACCATCAACTCCGGCGTTCCACCTCGCGAAGCAGCTCTCCGCCAAAACAGCAACGCCAGCAGAATTCTTAGCAATCACTCCGGCAAGACTCACCACCCCGAGCCCAATCTCTCCCGCCTCCAGCCACGCACGGCAATCCAGCAGCCGCCGTCGTCGCCGTCAGTCCCACCACTCGCCGTTTTCGTCGTCACCGCCTCGTCGCCCATCCTCCGGCCACTAGCCTCTTCTCCGTCAGCCCACGGTAAGTCTGCGGTGAAGCTCCCTGCACCGCTCTATTGCACCCATAACTCACCCAGTGCAGCGCCTCCCCACGTGTATatacatgttatatatatatatattttgagtagGTCATAAGTTAATATTTAAAAGCTTAagtttttattgaatattatgTGAATAATAATTGATGTTGGGGtagggttgtttattttttttatgggtAGGTTTTCAGGCTATTTATTATAAGGTGGTTTTCTTATCGTATATTCCTAACTAGAGTTTCCTGTTATTGTATTTTGTATGTATAAAAGTTCTTAATATTGTCTATTGAACCTAACCAATATTGTGATATCAttcattattattgtttattattgagGATCATGATTATTTTATGTCTAtatttaggtgttagggttttacTTATTTCATATTAACATTGGTCacatatttttaggattttgtttatTTCATGTTGTTATAATCTTGAATACTTCGTATTACTTATCAATTTTAGGATTGTTGATTGAGTTCTATGTTATTGTTTTACATCATTTTAgggcttttatttattttcatgccTGTATAGTATATATTGCTTATATGGGGTTCTTGATTGTATATTGCTTATAGGAAAGTTCCTGATCATTGTATGTTTTAATTGGAGGTTTTATCTTTGCATGACATGTTAGAACTTgcgtatttagggttttgattgccATATGTTGTATTGAAGGTTTGACTTATCGCATGTCAATAATAGGGTTAATCGGTTCCCATATTTGTGGTTTTatgtataaagtttgatttatttccatcaTATCAttattggtttccatattttaatcctaagattgatttgtttccttaattaattgtttatatatatgtgcatgtcctTAACtgcgtgttaatattaaggtaagtatcatattatcaaaatacgtatattatctttgttacttctattatttattacccttattattatcatcattaatgtattatctattattactattaatattattattgtattaattatCTCTATTATTAGTACTATCATTATTCTCACTTGAAGCATACGTATATTCAATTGATTTATTTCAAGTACTTGTATTAACTTGtaattattttagtattattacaatttttttattaaatatttttggttttttatatccttatgattttattgcgggggtatgagccttcgggcatcacgtaccttaagttctgagggaatatatgtatatatattatatgtatatatttatttatttatttttcatatgtaagtataaattcataaaaaaggagtaatttaaagacttattagattaacttagggataatttcaaat
This Malania oleifera isolate guangnan ecotype guangnan chromosome 11, ASM2987363v1, whole genome shotgun sequence DNA region includes the following protein-coding sequences:
- the LOC131168188 gene encoding uncharacterized protein LOC131168188, with translation MESSRPRSFFQDINSRELNGFRVRKRPYFDNDSSRFCQIGAVAVEHNRVDPNAPPGPPLAISFCKSSRNSHILSVSDEDGYVSIFDSRRKFPSFASYQENAEKARLCEWVAHRNAVFDVSWIKEDAQILTASGDQTIKVWDSQEQKCIGVLIGHTGSVKSLCSHSTNPDVLVSGSRDGSFALWDLRCKSSSRRHGELRITSTAAVKWAHISPLGKRVRRSKAASMSITSVLFLKDEVSIATAGAVDSTVKFWDTRHLKSVLTQTCPHYESSNEKDRRVHGISSLSQDSNGVFLSASCMDNRIYLYNVLQLEKGPIRSFSGCRIESFFVKSTISPDAAHILGGSSDGNAYIWQVDKPKADPVVLEGHGEEVTTVDWCPSEVDKIATSSDDFTVRFWKIQGSCSNKRSPSAIRRRVMATPGMECRQFFNEGQIELRKSPERLCQSDKLLNQFGLPNPTTMPKITTPKSQKTNFSSGLNLEEMFEKTPEAAARSPSSVFSPPSSLKKKTIRDYFLST